Proteins encoded in a region of the Raphanus sativus cultivar WK10039 chromosome 8, ASM80110v3, whole genome shotgun sequence genome:
- the LOC108819709 gene encoding LOW QUALITY PROTEIN: uncharacterized protein LOC108819709 (The sequence of the model RefSeq protein was modified relative to this genomic sequence to represent the inferred CDS: substituted 1 base at 1 genomic stop codon) — translation MVMRMLRATEVVCHMDLLLAIVRCTPSLASSFFENFPHNVEDFTSPSWFSSISLAANLVSSVGNSCSFGSEDVQTRMKCIFPRPFSRSLITKGMLHSDFLVKHGTLRFLFESLRLLDSFLTSWKLCSSHASDQVQASFEQDVMSEVRSFFPDSQVLLTVLIKSLDGTQKLSLKRKAVLDSELNECISGIPTYQIERVTTKTPPLMFKHLHVLMNLLMFSSHEEVKDLAYDLALEAMRSTGAFAKNPSEIGAWFKFLPGFDKIKRPLKVQEAVLSMSSVVISFLCEAVSTVGNNLFKQWDIVRSILSHLKGASIGFSPLTVCILQKCVRLLNSESKRYSLPEKSEISLYICSTLKYLLQTEVDSRSLSCLVQSVLCEVVEGSKDSLCEWRPLRRLLRFSQSLSDNEPFILHSRMTIGVVADTSFANTLDEITEKVKSICPDQDEFAGIVKKFSSALICETTESILKNFASVMAISCDLYETSSSLLQSISFLDENFLGDLLKLSPDLFARGSEVTESRNLCEGTTDSEIDFADHSSEESEEIKSKTALFVEQMPFHALLNAVMRIDMSCLLEFPRISELLLLKVSQPDIQLILNWLFQIRSFYDVQPAPVLCQLSEMCLRLMKQLLTQTSEQDLVSGPCSDKLVVPSAKRKHQVAQTLICHPVMMALLESPLDCDTLPREQNVLSGIDQHILDLLVYTCEQFLFDGRSIVIIKDLVERLLLVFRGKFELCVGSQSFAPLLQHSHLIHALLRFISPVKLLYLSRSMLSKTEEEDLASPYSSMILSLGLDIAGGAFEMLMLYSHQPAAKRGVYDLLWELEDYNYDTNLIEEVYSLACKFSTSMGLVSADTCLLKVVSGLFRGKQSVHPLTMTVSKIVGRTPKDLIIHCINQANRTRAKMLCYLVESSPLHLSVFGHIFCSLLSKQQDDFNLTDDHFIMLLSAVLSYLTSVIAKLKKPGRRCVDITSAYSSVLINCFLQWPKFVSECIFEEKYEEIVLIMIWDMDTIFNASLIGKAVCMFQHHFALTESPTKTDDLLKIFCSMFPHTSEDDMLSYEIKEVDVESVDDLLNASIRVVAKVELSRICLKESSPEMGSNRERLLNALVNCCICIVKRCDGSTKGKEDKCWLLCKSLEDFILRSILKVLEDMCEKLAHLDSVPFLERLMKSVLLYRFEDTKTWKMLREIFCLLSRGKYSYAPYLQLLISHSQFIPTISSISISSSHTGVLSTPVSSILKHLIIPSPSSVRVKSCCLEAPDYAKQLEIVKTLRVLLLKSGKDSGINLKELHFLLLSSYGATMSEIDLELNKLMQPIELIDELNVSETDYLWGKASLKIREGLRFSHDASDCGEADYLQSLVKENLCIDPKICALTVLYFPYQHTAKKCSRYDPAFILRFSEHSLYTGYIEPVEFASLGLLAVAFVSLSSADLEMRKLGYKTLGRFVEALKVIIIFILSSLYMHNLFLTVYCKLVNVVIFPMXGCERNMHEKNRLMLLLLFVQNGVDKQWQRISTVSAGFAAETSLILLEPSHEHYGPILDFLKRSNRLRLRGIPLFRHFFLDSSVRSQRLWELRLLCVGLKSEDDAQIYKENSVLEKLMSFFSDPSADDETKGLILQVVRESVKFHTMAEHLDENCGLLSWCSSCISFFTTKPIGDEDSRFVLVLEVIADALASRKVTERLQKDGLEELMETSSRLYRVLGGGLVSVQENGTCVDLILQILSDTLKISQKRERVQPHFTITYEVIFQLFEAVGNCDSPRVEASAERGLDTILMTTPPVDIIYMDVEKLRRFLLWGTSTALKSDLKNRSNPIESDKEQGQEETMVAKFLRWLMGSLILGKLYSEANHLDPKTEILFVFLKKRNLGGSMTKSEHVLGKVILHLQKLVRTNDNVVLLPSVVFALSLMLLGNGLGTSGTESEGGDDYKLIRSLCSRINSPPEAVPDWRWSYYPSSSEPGKMDVLHACQHLLMILSDMLGETPREYQLRECFDMSSVFEWERGLVETSSM, via the exons ATGGTCATGAGGATGTTGAGAGCAACAGAAGTTGTATGCCACATGGATTTGCTTCTGGCTATTGTTAGGTGTACTCCGTCTTTAGCTTCATCtttctttgaaaattttccGCACAATGTGGAAGATTTCACATCACCATCCTGGTTTTCGTCTATCTCCTTGGCAGCAAATTTGGTATCTTCAGTAGGAAACTCATGTTCCTTTGGTTCAGAAGATGTTCAGACTAGGATGAAATGCATCTTCCCCCGACCATTTAGCCGGTCATTGATCACTAAAGGGATGCTTCATTCCGATTTTCTTGTGAAACATGGGACCTTGAGATTTCTCTTCGAGTCGCTCAGGCTGTTGGACTCTTTTCTTACTTCTTGGAAACTTTGCTCGTCTCATGCCTCCGATCAAGTTCAGGCTTCTTTTGAGCAGGATGTCATGAGCGAGGTGAGAAGCTTCTTTCCAGACTCCCAGGTGTTGTTGACTGTACTGATCAAGTCTCTGGACGGAACTCAAAAGTTGTCTTTGAAGAGAAAAGCAGTGTTGGATAGTGAGCTAAATGAGTGCATCAGTGGTATACCAACTTACCAAATTGAGAGAGTTACTACGAAAACTCCACCACTTATGTTCAAGCATCTGCATGTATTGATGAATTTGTTAATGTTTTCATCGCACGAAGAAGTGAAGGATCTAGCGTACGATTTAGCACTGGAAGCTATGAGAAGCACCGGTGCATTTGCAAAAAATCCAAGTGAAATTGGTGCATGGTTCAAGTTTCTACCAGGTTTTGACAAGATTAAACGACCTCTTAAGGTTCAGGAGGCTGTACTGAGCATGTCATCAGTTGTCATCTCCTTTTTATGTGAAGCTGTTTCCACTGTTGGAAATAATTTATTCAAGCAATGGGACATTGTCAGAAGCATCTTGTCCCATTTAAAAG GTGCATCAATTGGTTTCAGCCCCCTAACGGTTTGTATTCTGCAGAAGTGTGTGAGGCTACTAAACTCTGAATCTAAAAGATATTCTTTACCAGAGAAGTCAGAAATATCTCTGTACATCTGCAGCACATTGAAATATCTTTTGCAAACTGAG GTAGATTCCAGATCACTCTCATGTTTGGTCCAGTCAGTTCTGTGTGAGGTGGTTGAAGGATCTAAGGATTCTTTATGTGAATGGAGGCCATTGAGAAGGTTACTTCGTTTCTCACAATCTTTGTCAGACAATGAACCATTCATCTTACATTCCAGAATGACAATTGGTGTAGTTGCTGACACTTCTTTTGCAAACACTCTTGATGAGATAACAGAAAAGGTGAAAAGTATTTGTCCGGATCAAGATGAATTTGCAGGGATCGTTAAAAAGTTCTCTTCTGCATTGATTTGTGAAACAACTGAATCGATTTTGAAGAACTTTGCTTCTGTGATGGCTATTTCTTGTGATCTCTATGAAACATCATCCTCGCTTTTACAGTCCATCTCCTTTCTAGATGAAAACTTCCTCGGAGACCTTTTAAAGCTATCACCTGACTTGTTTGCGCGAGGTTCAGAAGTTACTGAGTCCAGGAATCTCTGTGAAGGAACAACAGATAGTGAGATTGATTTTGCTGACCACTCATCAGAAGAATCTGAAGAAATCAAAAGTAAGACTGCTTTGTTTGTAGAGCAGATGCCTTTTCATGCATTACTTAATGCAGTTATGAGGATAGATATGTCTTGCCTACTAGAGTTTCCAAGAATATCAGAGCTACTGCTGCTAAAAGTTTCACAACCAGATATCCAATTAATACTAAACTGGCTGTTTCAGATACGATCATTTTACGATGTTCAACCAGCTCCAGTACTCTGTCAACTCTCTGAGATGTGTTTACGTCTCATGAAGCAATTGCTCACTCAAACATCAGAACAGGACCTTGTTTCTGGGCCATGTTCAGACAAGTTGGTTGTTCCTTCTGCAAAGAGGAAGCATCAAGTGGCCCAGACACTTATCTGCCACCCTGTTATGATGGCACTGCTGGAGAGTCCCTTGGATTGTGACACATTACCTCGAGAGCAGAATGTTCTCAGTGGAATAGATCAACATATACTTGATCTATTGGTTTATACCTGTGAGCAGTTTTTATTCGATGGGAGAAGCATTGTGATTATTAAGGACTTGGTTGAAAGGCTTCTCTTGGTATTCAGAGGGAAGTTTGAGCTTTGTGTTGGCTCTCAAAGCTTCGCTCCGCTTCTCCAACATTCCCATTTAATTCATGCTTTGTTGAGATTCATATCACCTGTCAAACTTCTATATCTTTCACGTTCCATGCTGAGTAAAACTGAGGAGGAAGATTTAGCTAGCCCATATTCGAGTATGATACTCAGTTTGGGATTGGATATTGCTGGTGGAGCTTTTGAAATGCTTATGTTGTATTCACACCAGCCGGCTGCTAAGAGAGGGGTATACGATTTGCTGTGGGAGTTAGAAGACTATAATTATGACACTAACCTCATTGAGGAAGTATATAGCTTAGCATGCAAATTTTCTACCTCTATGGGTTTGGTCTCAGCAGATACTTGTTTGCTTAAAGTTGTGAGTGGCCTTTTTAGGGGGAAACAGAGTGTTCATCCGTTGACCATGACAGTATCAAAGATTGTTGGGAGAACTCCTAAGGATTTGATTATCCATTGCATAAATCAGGCAAACAGGACCAGAGCCAAGATGTTGTGCTATCTAGTGGAGTCTAGTCCCTTGCATCTGTCAGTCTTTGGACACATTTTTTGTAGTCTTCTAAGTAAGCAGCAAGATGACTTTAACCTTACAGATGATCACTTTATTATGCTTCTTTCTGCTGTCCTATCATATCTGACATCAGTTATTGCAAAACTCAAGAAGCCGGGTCGTAGATGTGTGGATATAACTTCAGCTTATTCAAGTGTACTAATAAATTGTTTTCTACAGTGGCCGAAGTTTGTCTCCGAGTGCATCTTTGAAGAGAAGTATGAAGAGATTGTTCTGATCATGATTTGGGATATGGACACTATATTTAATGCAAGTCTTATTGGGAAGGCAGTGTGTATGTTTCAGCATCACTTTGCTTTGACAGAAAGCCCAACTAAAACAGACGATCTCTTGAAGATATTCTGTTCCATGTTTCCTCACACTAGCGAAGATGACATGTTGAGTTACGAGATAAAAGAAGTGGACGTTGAGTCAGTAGACGATCTTCTTAATGCTTCTATCCGTGTAGTTGCAAAAGTAGAACTTTCAAGGATTTGTTTGAAGGAAAGTTCTCCAGAAATGGGATCGAACAGAGAGAGGTTACTAAATGCTTTAGTTAACTGCTGTATATGTATTGTCAAGAGATGTGATGGTTCTACTAAAGGGAAAGAAGACAAATGTTGGCTCTTGTGCAAAAGCCTTGAAGACTTTATATTGAGAAGTATTCTAAAAGTCTTGGAAGACATGTGTGAGAAGCTTGCACACTTAGATTCCGTTCCTTTCCTGGAGAGACTAATGAAATCAGTTCTTCTGTATAGATTTGAGGACACAAAGACATGGAAGATGTTGAGGGAAATCTTCTGCTTATTGTCTAGAGGGAAGTACTCGTATGCACCATATCTCCAACTCCTAATATCTCACTCTCAGTTTATACCGACCATCAGTTCTATATCCATATCATCCTCACATACTGGTGTCTTATCCACGCCTGTCTCCAGCATTCTAAAACATCTTATCATCCCAAGTCCAAGTTCTGTCCGAGTTAAAAGTTGTTGTCTCGAAGCACCTGACTATGCGAAGCAGTTAGAAATTGTCAAAACCCTCAGAGTGCTGCTCCTCAAAAGTGGCAAAGATTCAGGAATCAATCTGAAAGAACtgcattttcttcttttgtcttCTTATGGTGCAACCATGAGCGAAATCGACTTAGAGCTCAACAAGTTGATGCAACCTATCGAGTTGATTGATGAGCTGAATGTTTCTGAAACTGATTATTTGTGGGGTAAGGCTTCTTTGAAAATAAGAGAGGGGCTGCGTTTCTCTCATGATGCATCAGACTGTGGTGAAGCTGATTACTTGCAGAGCCTTGTCAAAGAGAATCTTTGTATCGATCCCAAAATATGTGCTCTAACCgttttgtattttccttatcAACATACTGCAAAG AAATGCTCACGATATGATCCAGCTTTCATCCTGCGATTCTCAGAACACTCTTTGTACACGGGATACATTGAACCAGTGGAGTTCGCCAGTTTAGGCTTGCTTGCAGTTGCGTTTGTGAGCCTGTCTTCAGCAGATCTTGAGATGAGAAAATTGGGATATAAAACTCTTGGGAGATTTGTGGAAGCCCTAAaggtaataataatattcattttATCTTCTTTATATATGCATAACCTGTTTTTGACTGTCTACTGCAAGTTGGTAAATGTGGTAATTTTTCCTATGTAGGGTTGTGAGAGGAATATGCATGAAAAAAACAGGCTTATGCTTCTGCTGTTGTTTGTGCAAAATGGAGTTGATAAACAATGGCAAAGAATCTCAACTGTTTCTGCTGGTTTTGCCGCTGAGACATCTCTGATATTGTTGGAGCCTTCTCATGAACATTATGGTCCCATACTTGATTTTTTGAAGAGATCAAATAGACTGAGGCTAAGG GGAATACCTTTGTTTCGTCATTTTTTCTTGGACAGCTCTGTTAGATCACAGAGGCTATGGGAACTTCGTCTACTGTGTGTGGGGTTGAAGTCAGAAGATGATGCTCAAATTTATAAGGAAAACTCAGTCCTGGAGAAACTGATGAGTTTCTTCTCGGATCCTTCTGCTGATGATGAAACTAAAGGACTAATCCTTCAG GTTGTGAGAGAGTCAGTCAAATTCCATACGATGGCCGAACATCTAGATGAAAACTGTGGTCTCTTGTCATGGTGTTCATCATGCATCTCATTTTTTACTACCAAGCCCATTGGAGATGAAGATTCACGCTTTGTACTAGTCTTGGAG GTCATAGCTGATGCACTCGCCTCCAGAAAAGTTACAGAGCGGTTGCAAAAAGATGGCCTCGAAGAGCTAATGGAAACCTCATCGCGTTTATACAGAGTGTTAGGTGGTGGATTGGTCTCAGTACAAGAAAATGGTACTTGCGTTGATTTGATTTTGCAGATACTATCTGATACACTAAAGATATCACAGAAACGAGAAAGGGTCCAGCCACATTTCACCATCACATACGAGGTGATATTCCAGCTGTTTGAGGCTGTTGGTAATTGTGATTCTCCTCGAGTCGAAGCTAGTGCAGAGCGTGGGCTTGATACTATATTAATGACCACCCCACCAGTTGACATTATATACATg GACGTGGAGAAACTGAGAAGGTTTCTTTTGTGGGGAACCTCCACAGCCTTGAAGAGTGACCTTAAAAATAGATCTAATCCCATTGAGTCTGATAAAGAACAAGGACAAGAAGAGACTATGGTGGCAAAGTTTCTACGCTGGCTGATGGGTTCACTGATTCTTGGAAAGCTTTATTCTGAAGCTAACCATTTGGATCCAAAGACagaaatattatttgtattctTGAAGAAAAGGAATCTCGGAGGTAGCATGACAAAGTCAGAGCACGTACTAGGGAAAGTAATCTTACATCTCCAAAAGCTTGTGCGTACAAACGACAACGTTGTTCTTCTTCCCTCGGTTGTATTTGCACTTTCTCTTATGCTCCTTGGCAATGGCCTTGGGACTTCAG GTACTGAGTCTGAAGGTGGTGATGATTACAAGCTCATCAGATCTTTATGCTCTAGAATTAATAGTCCTCCAGAGGCTGTTCCGGATTGGAGATG GTCATATTATCCGTCCTCGTCCGAACCAGGCAAGATGGATGTACTACATGCGTGCCAACACCTTTTGATGATATTATCTGATATGCTTGGAGAGACGCCACGTGAATATCAACTTCGTGAATGCTTTGACATGTCCAGTGTATTTGAATGGGAAAGAGGTTTAGTTGAGACTTCATCTATGTAA